The following proteins come from a genomic window of Alosa sapidissima isolate fAloSap1 chromosome 20, fAloSap1.pri, whole genome shotgun sequence:
- the LOC121694070 gene encoding DNA translocase FtsK 1-like, with protein MKAALSPSDEDSPERERTPKKARRVPLVKITPLKTPAAPADPSPKRNVWSPSKVTARARRYLTRRGALGASPSKPASQVPKIEPDPQPTREPEADPQPTPEVEVDMVPDTDTDPEPEVAEDSEDPGHQA; from the exons ATGAAGGCAGCGCTCTCCCCCTCGGACGAGGATTCGCCAGAAAGGGAAAGG ACTCCCAAGAAGGCCCGGAGAGTTCCGTTGGTGAAGATCACCCCCCTGAAGACGCCTGCTGCTCCGGCAGACCCGAGCCCCAAGCGCAATGTCTGGAGCCCCTCCAAGGTCACGGCCAGAGCCAGGCGTTACCTGACGCGTAGAGGCGCTCTGGGCGCCAGCCCGTCCAAGCCAGCCTCCCAGGTCCCAAAGATTGAGCCAGACCCTCAGCCGACGAGGGAGCCAGAGGCGGACCCTCAGCCGACGCCGGAGGTGGAGGTTGACATGGtgccagacacagacacagacccagAACCGGAGGTGGCAGAGGACTCAGAGGACCCAGGACACCAGGCGTAG